GACCTTGGCGGTGTCGATGGACAGCCGTCCGGTGGTGGGGTGCTGCTTGAGCCAGCGGCCGAGGGCAGGGTGGTCGCGCAGCGCGCACTCGGCCTTGCGGTGCGGGGCGTCCGAGGGGGCCGTGGGGCGCTTGCCGGTCTTGGCGGCCTTGGCCTTCGCCTTGGTCGCGTCGGCTTCCCGGGCGGTCTTGATGCGCGTCAACTCCTCGCGGATCGCGGTGAGTTGGTCTTCGCGTCGGGCGGCATCGCGTTCGGCCTCGGTGGGGTTGTGGCAGATGATGAAGCGTCTGCCCTCGTCGCCGTCGAGGCGGACCTCTTTGACGCGCAGGTTGTCGCGTACTTCCTGGTAGCGGCCCTGGCGGGCCAGGGCCTGGTCGGCGCGGTGGGAGCCTTCGCGCATCTTGATGCCGGTGATGTAGTGGCCGCCGGCCCGGCGCAGGTAGGACTGGTTGGCCTCGGAGGAGAATCCGGTGTCGCAGACGGTGACCACCCGGCCGAGCCGCCAGTCGCGCAGGCCGTCCTTGACCTCGGTGATCACGGTCTGGTCGTTGGTGCCGCCGGGCCAGGTCCAGCAGCGCACGGGGATGCCCTCGCGGGTGACGGCCAGTCCGATGACGATCTGGGGCAGGTCCTTGCGGTGGTCCTTGGAGTGCCCGTACTGGCGCAGGCTGGAGCTCTCGCCGTCCGGGTCGTCCGCAGTGTCGCGTTCGAAGTAGGTGGAGGTGGTGTCGAAGAAGACCAGGTCGACTTCGAGGTTGAGCAGGTGTGCGGCGGAGAAGAACACCGCTTCCTGCACGGCGGCGTGGACATCGGCGGCGACGAGCAGGTCCATGGCGCGGTAGGCGTGCTGCTCGGCCAGTGCGTCCAGGCCGGGGATGACCTGGTCGCGGGTGGCCCACTCGGCGGCGGCGAGCTTGGAGGCGGGGGCGATGGCCCGGTTGGCGACCAGCGCGAAGATCGTGCGCTCGACGTCGGTGCGGAACTTGCGCCCGTCGATGCGGGAGGCCAGGGCGGTGTCGATGCCCAACAGTTTCCACAGCCCGTCGAGCAGCCAGCTCGCCCCGAGCGGCCGGGAGAACTCCACCGTCAGCGGCCCGGCCTCCTCGGCGCCCAGCGACGCGGCGACCTCGTCCTCCTCGCCGAGGTAGCGGTTGATGGAGGCGACCAGGCGGCGCAACCCGTCGACGTCCAGACGGTCCTCGCGGCCGAAGTTGACCAGCACCTCGGCCTGCGTGGTGCCGCCGACCCGTCGGTTGTGGGCGAGTTGGAGGTATCGCACCACCGACCCGTCCTTGTTCCGCCGTTGGATCTTCCGCAAGTACATGCCCGCATCATCAGACAACAAGCCTGGCCAGAACAAGACCCACGGCAAATCCGTTTGCCCACGCCTCTGGACAGTCTCCGATGGGTGCCAGCCCTCTCACCTGCACGGATCCGCCGCCGATCCGCCCCGCATGCCCACCAACTGTCGAACTCGGGTACTCTTACTCACCAGAAAGGTGCACCCGACTCTGCTGTGGACATGACGTAGACACTCACATCCTTGCAGGCCAGGCGCACCTTTCCTTCATGACCCTCGATGAATCAAATCCGCTCTGAACGGACGAGGCTCACTGGGCGTGCGGGAACACGATCCGGCCAGGGGTGTTGACGGTGACGGCTTTGACGGCGCGGGTCTCGGATCCCGCGTCGCGGCCGCCGACGCGCTGGTGACAGCCTCCGACGCCGGGCGCTACCGCGCCGGCTGGCCGCTTTCGCGCTCGGCCTCACCGCGCTCGGGCTCGCCGCCAGTCCCACCGTCAGCCTGTACGCGACGTTGGCCGAGCCCGCCTTCGCTGACCTCCCTAGCGTCTATCCCTTTACTCCGGTCTATCGATGGATCGT
The sequence above is a segment of the Micromonospora sp. WMMA1363 genome. Coding sequences within it:
- a CDS encoding IS1634 family transposase; amino-acid sequence: MYLRKIQRRNKDGSVVRYLQLAHNRRVGGTTQAEVLVNFGREDRLDVDGLRRLVASINRYLGEEDEVAASLGAEEAGPLTVEFSRPLGASWLLDGLWKLLGIDTALASRIDGRKFRTDVERTIFALVANRAIAPASKLAAAEWATRDQVIPGLDALAEQHAYRAMDLLVAADVHAAVQEAVFFSAAHLLNLEVDLVFFDTTSTYFERDTADDPDGESSSLRQYGHSKDHRKDLPQIVIGLAVTREGIPVRCWTWPGGTNDQTVITEVKDGLRDWRLGRVVTVCDTGFSSEANQSYLRRAGGHYITGIKMREGSHRADQALARQGRYQEVRDNLRVKEVRLDGDEGRRFIICHNPTEAERDAARREDQLTAIREELTRIKTAREADATKAKAKAAKTGKRPTAPSDAPHRKAECALRDHPALGRWLKQHPTTGRLSIDTAKVAAEARLDGKYLLATSDPDLSAEDIALGYKNLLEAERAFRTLKSTLDLRPVYHRLDERIRAHVLLCWLALLLIRVAERRTQQSWPKIAAELGRIHQVTLSGPAGSLQQTTRLTDTQTKLFTDCGVPLPPKMSSLKTAE